From the genome of Deltaproteobacteria bacterium:
GGTGATCAACGACAACGCGTTCCCCGGCGGCTTCCGCCTCTGGAACGGCGTGCCCACGCGCCCGGCGAGGCGTGGATGAGGGATCCCGACCTGGAGAGCGCCGCCACATCGGCGCTCGAGCTGGTCGCGGACGGGATGCACATCGGTCTCGGCACGGGCCACGCCGCCGCCGTGTTCCTCGCTCGTCTCGCCGACCGCGTACGGAGCGGCCTCCGGGTCGTCGGCGTACCGACCTCCGAGGCGACGGCGACGCTGGCGCGGCGCCTCGGCATCCCGCTCGGCGCGCTCGACGACGAGGAGGAGGAGCTCGCGCTCACGGTCGACGGGGCCGACGAGGTCGCCCCGAACCTCGACCTCGTGAAGGGCTTCGGCGGCGCCCTGGTGCGCGAGCGGATCGTCGCGGCGGCGTCGCGCCGGCAGGTGATCGTGGTGGGACACGACAAGCTCGTCGGCCGGCTGGGGACGCGCGGCCGGATCCCGATCGAGGTGGTGCCGTTCGCGTGCCGGCCGGTCCTCCGTCGGGTCCGCGCGCTCGGGCTCGAACCGGTTGTTCGGCTCGCTGACGCGCGGCCGTTCCTCTCCGACAACGGCAACCTCGCGATCGACTGTGGCCTCCCCACGCCGCTCGCCGACGCGCGCGCGGCGCGCGCGCTGGAGGCCGACCTCCGCGCGATCCCGGGCGTCGTCGACACGGGCCTGTTC
Proteins encoded in this window:
- the rpiA gene encoding ribose-5-phosphate isomerase RpiA, whose product is MRDPDLESAATSALELVADGMHIGLGTGHAAAVFLARLADRVRSGLRVVGVPTSEATATLARRLGIPLGALDDEEEELALTVDGADEVAPNLDLVKGFGGALVRERIVAAASRRQVIVVGHDKLVGRLGTRGRIPIEVVPFACRPVLRRVRALGLEPVVRLADARPFLSDNGNLAIDCGLPTPLADARAARALEADLRAIPGVVDTGLFLGTAERVLVGYPDGRVDVLQAER